The Syntrophaceae bacterium genomic interval GGACGGTCAGCGTGGGCAGAGACGACAATCTCGGGGATGCAACGGGAGGGCTCGCCTTTGACGGCGGCACCCTCAAGGCGACCGGCAGCTTTTCGACGGGCCGGTCCGTCATGCTGGGCAGTGGCGGCGGCACCATCGACACGAACGGCAACGACCTGACCATAAACGGGGATATTTCGGGTACGGGCTCCCTCACCAAAGAAGACGGCGGCAAGCTCATCCTCACCGGCACGAACACCTACACCGGCGGTACGAGCATCAACGGCGGGACCGTCAGCGTGAGCAGAGACGAAAATCTCGGCGATGCATCGGGGGCGCTCACCTTCGGCGGGGGCACCCTCGAGGTGACGAGCGGCTTTACGATGAACCGGTCCGTTGCGTTGAACAGCGGCGGCGGCACCATCGACACGAACGGCAGCGACCTGACCATATGCGGGGATATTTCGGGTACGGGCTCCCTCACCAAGGAAGACGGCGGCAAGCTCATCCTCACCGGCACCAACACCTACACCGGCGGCACGACCGTCAACGGGGGCATTCTGCAGGGCGATACGGCAAGCCTTCAGGGCGATATCACCAACAACAGCCAGGTAACCTTCGACCAGGAATCGACGGGCACGTACGCCGGGAACATGAGCGGCACGGGCTCCCTCGTCAAGGAAGGCGACGGCATCCTCGTTCTCACCGGCATCAACACCTATGCAGGAGGCACCTTCGTGGACCACGGCGCTCTCGCCGTGGAAGGCAGCATAACGGGCGATCTCGCTATCGGCGCATCGGGCACCCTCATGGGCAACGGCACGATCACCGGCAACACCGTGAATTCCGGCACCCTCGCCCCGGGGAACTCCATCGGAACCCTGACGATCGCCGGCGACTACACCCACAACGCCGGTGCCGTCTATGCCGTAGAGGTCAACGCGGCCGGCGAGTCGGACCGGCTCGTCGTCACCGGGACAGCCACCCTGAACGGCGGGACGGTATCCGTTCTGGCCGGCTCGGGGCAGTATTTCATGAATACGACCTACACGATCCTCTCCGCCGGGAGCGTCGTGGGTACGTTTGACAGCGTCACGAGCAACCTGGCTTTTCTCACCCCGTCGCTGAGTTACGACGCCGCGAACGTTTACCTGCTCTTGACCAGGAACTCCACCCGCTTCGCCGATGTGGCCCTCACCCCCAATCAGTATGCCGTTGCCTCGGCCCTCGATCGCGGCACTCCAGCCGCTGCCGGCGATATGGTCACGGTATACAACAACCTCCTGGGTCTATCCGCCGCAGGGGCGAGAAGCGCCTACAACCATACGGGCGGCCTTTCGCACATATCTCTTGCAGAGGCGACATTCTTCTCTTTCAACCGGTATGTCAGCGCCCTCGCCGGGCGCATGGAAGGCTTCGGCGCGGGAGGATCGTCGCTTGCCGGTTCGGGAAACGTACTTCTGGCCTTCCGGGAGGATGCGGGAAGCGATGCGGGAAACACCCTCCTGGCCGCCATCAAAAGTGCTAACAGTGGAAACACAAACAGCGGGGATTTTTCACCCTGGGGACTCTGGGCAAAGGGATACGGCAACCTGGGAGAACGCCGGGGGGATGACATTTCGACGAGGTATGACTACCGCGGCGGGGGGCTGGTCGTCGGCTTCGACGGGAAGGTGAGCGAGAAGCTGCTTCTGGGTGCATCCGCTGGCTACTCCTATACGAAGGTGAACATGAAGAACCTGAACGACGACATCAGGGTGGCAGGCTATCAGGGGTCACTTTACGGAGCATACGATGTGGATCCCTGGTATGTTCACGGTCTTGTCGCCTACGGCTTCAACCGCTACGACACGACCCGCAACATCATCTTCGGAACCATCGCCAGGACCGCCCATGCCGGCTATGGCGGTCACAGCCTGAGCGGCTATGGCGAGGCGGGTTACCGCTTCCGGATCGGCACGGTCAGCGTCATCCCGACGGCCTCTTTGCAGGCGGGATCGCTCTGGCGCAATGCCTTCACGGAGACGGACGCCGGGGCGCTCGGTCTCGCTGCGGACAGCGACCGGATGTCGTCGCTGATCGGTTCCCTGGGAGTCGGGCTGAAGAAGGAATTCAGGATGGAGAACGGTTCCATCACCCCGGAGATCCGGGTCCGGTGGCTCCATGAGTTTGTTGACGGCGACTATACGCTCGATGCCTCCTTTACGGATGATCCCGTTTCCACCTTCAGTGTCAGGGGCGACAGGGTGCAGCAGGACAGCGCGGTCATCGGTTTCGGGCTGAGCTGGGAGATCGGGAAGAGCTTCGATCTTGCCCTGTCCTACGATGCCACTCTGTCGGGAGACAGCACGGAGCACAGCGGGACGGCAGGAATCCGGTACGAGTGGTGAGGAATGCTTCCAACGGGTACGGCCCCCTGCAACCACTCCATTGTGCGTCTCTCAAGACAGTGAGTGGCGACTTGCTTCCCTCACTTCATTTGCATTCCTTCATCGGAGATTCGAACCCTGTTTACGACGGGCCGATAGAGAAAAAGGTTCCTGCGGATGAAGCTTGTCCTCTTCTCGAGATCCTCATGTGAATTGCATACATACGTGACGACAAGGGTTCCGTTCCCGGCGAATTCCGGATGCTCCTTGCCGGCATAGCAGAAGTTGTTCCTGTCGTATCGGGAGCTGTTCCGGTCGACTTCGGGAATCGACGCGATCAGAGGCTTCGGTTCGGACCAGGGGCCTTCCGGCGCGTCCGCTGTCTGGTACAGCATCCGGTCGCCGTTGTTCCGGACGGAAAGGTAAACGGCGATCCATTTGCCGATCCCCGGATGATAGCGTATGCTCAGTTCGGAGACGGCGGCATCGAGGACGACCCTGACGTTCGCGGGGTCCGGATCTCTTTCCCATCGTCCGCTCCGGGTCAGGTATTCGATGGCCCGGGCCGGATCGTCCAGTTTTCCGACGGGGATGCGGGCCAGGATGTTACCAAGAACGCTTTTGCCATTCCTCGTTGCGCCATACAGCGGGTAGAAATAGACATAATTCCGAAAAGCCACTGCCGTGGTCGCAAACGCGAGAATCTCCTTCGGGATTCCGGGAGTCAGGTCCAGATACTCGACGTTCCACCGGTTCGGATTGGCCTCCTCGAAGCTCATGATCCGGGCGAGTTTGTGTCCTGCGATCTCGAACTTGAAGGGGCCCGGCATTTCCGGATTTGCCTTTATGGACAGGAGCGGGATATAAAGCACATGGTCGACCAGGAAGGGATCCTGCGGCCACAGCCATTCCTTTTCCTCG includes:
- a CDS encoding autotransporter domain-containing protein — its product is MSVIHLRERVGRNVFSLRPGSRPGVQILCAVLIVLAGTVMTAQAATKLVPDTNYSDIIMNIYDDSYADDDPYTNQGIINVYSTLDNYGTFRNEPDALLRNYGTLRSDTGATLHNRSGSRLFNESGGTLINRTGGTLNNSGEFVNTGTATNSGALVNSGDLTNKLHGTLNNNSGATLTNDATGTLTNLGTINNSGTLTNLGVFGGSGTIVNDGGTIDNSGTSMSITTLVVNTGKTGIVTGSTPTTVSTGNVSGTLNHTGSGGLSFTILNLDGGVFNNNGSGGTNIGTAAVADGYTGTIGGTGPIGLTAANVDGTLNVTAVLSGTDSLTKTGTGTLTLSGDNTYTGGTNINDGTISVGSDGNLGDASGALTFGGGTLKVTNSFTTNRSVALDSSGGTFDTNGNSLTLSGVASGTGSLHKSGDGTLTLTSANTYTGGTTVSTGTLALSGAGTLGDATGSTTVSGGTLDLGTTTQTQAELRQSGGTVQNGTMNVTTYQMTGGTLSSDATVCAASGFDMQAGTVNGVLSGTGSLTKTGPGELTLSGTNTYTGGTNVNGGTVSVGRDDNLGDATGGLAFDGGTLKATGSFSTGRSVMLGSGGGTIDTNGNDLTINGDISGTGSLTKEDGGKLILTGTNTYTGGTSINGGTVSVSRDENLGDASGALTFGGGTLEVTSGFTMNRSVALNSGGGTIDTNGSDLTICGDISGTGSLTKEDGGKLILTGTNTYTGGTTVNGGILQGDTASLQGDITNNSQVTFDQESTGTYAGNMSGTGSLVKEGDGILVLTGINTYAGGTFVDHGALAVEGSITGDLAIGASGTLMGNGTITGNTVNSGTLAPGNSIGTLTIAGDYTHNAGAVYAVEVNAAGESDRLVVTGTATLNGGTVSVLAGSGQYFMNTTYTILSAGSVVGTFDSVTSNLAFLTPSLSYDAANVYLLLTRNSTRFADVALTPNQYAVASALDRGTPAAAGDMVTVYNNLLGLSAAGARSAYNHTGGLSHISLAEATFFSFNRYVSALAGRMEGFGAGGSSLAGSGNVLLAFREDAGSDAGNTLLAAIKSANSGNTNSGDFSPWGLWAKGYGNLGERRGDDISTRYDYRGGGLVVGFDGKVSEKLLLGASAGYSYTKVNMKNLNDDIRVAGYQGSLYGAYDVDPWYVHGLVAYGFNRYDTTRNIIFGTIARTAHAGYGGHSLSGYGEAGYRFRIGTVSVIPTASLQAGSLWRNAFTETDAGALGLAADSDRMSSLIGSLGVGLKKEFRMENGSITPEIRVRWLHEFVDGDYTLDASFTDDPVSTFSVRGDRVQQDSAVIGFGLSWEIGKSFDLALSYDATLSGDSTEHSGTAGIRYEW
- a CDS encoding DUF4185 domain-containing protein, which produces MKTFQSMQKPTHTAVRLVLFLFCLLLLSCSTVPEKADLLRPTPADCLPFFHDRDGWYGGDGAYSIGLNDGRVLWLFGDTFVSDEEGRQDRTDMKVVLGTTLAVSTCSADSGFQIRHYLKRKNGEFVSSFEEKEWLWPQDPFLVDHVLYIPLLSIKANPEMPGPFKFEIAGHKLARIMSFEEANPNRWNVEYLDLTPGIPKEILAFATTAVAFRNYVYFYPLYGATRNGKSVLGNILARIPVGKLDDPARAIEYLTRSGRWERDPDPANVRVVLDAAVSELSIRYHPGIGKWIAVYLSVRNNGDRMLYQTADAPEGPWSEPKPLIASIPEVDRNSSRYDRNNFCYAGKEHPEFAGNGTLVVTYVCNSHEDLEKRTSFIRRNLFLYRPVVNRVRISDEGMQMK